The genomic interval GGAGCACCCCGGGAAAGGGCTCCGCCTTCACACACCGGTTGAGCACCCCCTTGGGGGGTCGGTAGTAGTCCAGGCACGCGAACTGCCAGTTGCCCAGCCAGTACACCGGCCTCAAGAGGCGCCGCTGCTGCTGCCCCGGGGGCGGCGGGAAGTGCTGGGAGTAGCGCTCCTCCCAGAGCGGATGGAGCCCTCCCAGCCAGGTCAGGATGTCCGCCCGGTCCGCCGAGGAGAGGAAGCTCGCGTTGTAGTGGTGGCCGGGGCTGCGCTGACGGGCCTTGTGGGCCAGTGAGGGGCCTCGGCGGGGAGGGAGTGCCATGCGCGGCCCGTGCTACCACAGCACCCCGTCCACGGGGGACCTTGCGCAATCCCCGGACCCCGGGTGTTGGTTGGGTGGCCGGAACCCGAAAAAACCATGTCCGAAGATCGCCTCCAAACGCTGTACCGCACGTACGGGCCTTCTCTCTATGCCCGGTGCCGGCAGATTCTGGGTGACGACGCCGCGGCGGCGGACGCCACCCAGGAGACCTTCCTTCGTCTCCACCGACAGTTGGAACGCGCACCGGATGCCCATCACGCGTTGGCGTGGATCTACCGCGTCGCGACCAACTACTGCCTCAACCAGGCGAGGGACCGGCACCGCCGAGCCATGCCCGTCGCCGAAGTGCCGGAGGTCGCAGGTCTTGATTCCGAGCGGCTTCTCGAGGACCGGGACCTGGCCCGGCGCCTCATCGCCACGGCCCCCCCGAAAGTGGCGGAAGTCGCCTGGCTCCACCTCGCCGATGGGATGACGCAGGACGAGGTGGCCCAGGTGCTTGGCATCTCCCGGAGAACCGTCGTCAACCGCCTCGCTGATTTCCACCGGCATGCGCATGCGCACGCCGGGAGGCCCCCCGCATGAACGCCCCCCCTCATGTCTCCAACCTCAAGTTGGAGGCACTTTCGATGGATGTCCTTTCCCCGCAGGAGCGCGATGCCACCCAGGCCCACCTGGACTCGTGCCTCACCTGCCGCGCACGCGCCGAGGAGCTCGCGTCGTATCGGCGCCACTTCACGGCCCAGGTGCTCCCGCGCGCCGACCGCCTCCCCTCGCGGACAGCGCCGTGGCGCTTCCCGTGGCGCCCCTGGGTCCCCGCGCTGACGGCGTGTTCGGCCGTCCTGCTCGCCGTGGCGCTCATCTGGGTGCCCATGCCCCCCGACGAGCCGGAGTTCTCCCCCAAGGGGGGCACCCTCTTCCAACTCTTCGCGCACCGCGGCGAGCGCACGTGGAAGGTGGAGGAAGGCGAGGCCCTCTCCCCGGGCGACCAGGTGCGCTTCGTGGTGGAGGGGCAAGGCCTGCCCTACGTCCTCGTGGTGTCGGTGGACGGCGCGGGGCAGGTGAATACGTACTTCCCCTTTGGTGGAACCCAGAGCGGCCTGCTGCCGTCGAATGGCCTGCCCGTGGAGATTCCCGGGAGCGTGGTACTCGACAACGCACCAGGACCCGAGCGACTGTTCGCTCTTTTCTCTCGGCAGCCCCTGACTTTCGAGTCCGTGGCGCCCGCGCTTGAAGAGCTCTCGGCCGGGGGGCCTGACGTCATCCGCGACCACACGCGGCTGGCGGTGCCCGCGGGGGCCCAAGTCACCTTCCTCTTCGAGAAGACCGAGCCGTGATGACCGTCATCCGCTGCCTCGTGCTCGCCGCCGTGTTGTGCGCCACCCTGCCGGCCCAGGCCGGCACCCGTCGCATCGCCGTGCTGGTGGGACACAACGTGGGCAGCGGGACACGACCTCCCTTGCGCTACGCCGAAGCCGACGCCGTGAAGCTCGCGGGGGTGCTCACCGATTTGGGCGACGTGGCGGACACGGACCTCATCGTCCTGCGGGGCAAGGGCCTGGCGACGGTGCGCGAGGCGTTGGCCGCGGCGGCGAGGAAGGTCGACGCGCTGCGAGGCACGCCCGACACGCGGGTGGTGCTGCTCTTCTATTTCTCCGGCCACTCGGATGGCGTGGCGCTGGAGCTGGGCACGGAGCGCTTGCTGTACAAGGACCTGCGCGACTGGCTGGAGGCCACACGCGCGGATGTGCGGCTGGCCATCGTCGACAGCTGCCGCAGCGGCGCGTTGTTGCAGGTCAAGGGCGGGCGTCCGGGGCCCTCGTTCGAGCTGCGGCTGACGGATGACATCCACAGCAAGGGCCATGTGCTGCTGACCTCCAGCGCGGAGGACGAGCTGGCGTTGGAGTCGCGCGAGGTCGGTGGCTCGCTCTTCACGCACCATCTGGTCTC from Myxococcus stipitatus carries:
- a CDS encoding sigma-70 family RNA polymerase sigma factor, producing MSEDRLQTLYRTYGPSLYARCRQILGDDAAAADATQETFLRLHRQLERAPDAHHALAWIYRVATNYCLNQARDRHRRAMPVAEVPEVAGLDSERLLEDRDLARRLIATAPPKVAEVAWLHLADGMTQDEVAQVLGISRRTVVNRLADFHRHAHAHAGRPPA